One window of the Thermodesulfovibrionia bacterium genome contains the following:
- a CDS encoding lytic transglycosylase domain-containing protein, whose protein sequence is MLKAFFIFVISAVLLSFSLSYGEIYKSVDKNGVVLFTNVPPVTSHKKKIKVNKFNSYDSSSYYDQIINNKSSKYSVDASLIKAIITVESNWRKNAVSNKGAMGLMQLMPSTAKDMGVINPFDPEENIDGGTRYLRFLLDMFNDLPLAVAAYNAGPGTVTDYGGVPAFPETEDYVNKVFSLYEGKTNWVTNRNTNRDDTGRAITDKDIPAKIYKVTMDDGTLFFTNIPSEYKSLKLSKF, encoded by the coding sequence ATGCTGAAAGCATTTTTCATATTTGTAATTTCGGCCGTCCTTCTGTCTTTTTCGTTATCATATGGGGAGATATATAAGTCTGTTGATAAGAACGGAGTTGTTCTATTCACAAATGTCCCTCCGGTAACCTCCCATAAGAAAAAAATAAAAGTAAACAAGTTCAACAGTTATGACAGCAGCAGCTACTACGACCAGATAATCAATAATAAATCATCAAAATACAGCGTAGATGCTTCCTTGATTAAAGCCATAATAACTGTAGAATCCAACTGGAGAAAAAACGCTGTCTCTAACAAGGGCGCTATGGGGCTTATGCAGCTCATGCCTTCTACTGCAAAAGACATGGGCGTGATCAACCCCTTTGACCCTGAGGAAAATATAGACGGCGGGACAAGATACCTCCGTTTTCTGCTTGATATGTTCAATGATCTTCCGCTTGCCGTTGCTGCCTATAATGCCGGGCCGGGCACTGTTACGGATTACGGAGGAGTACCGGCATTCCCTGAGACAGAAGATTATGTAAATAAAGTATTCTCTCTTTATGAAGGAAAGACCAATTGGGTAACAAACAGAAATACAAATAGAGATGATACCGGCAGAGCTATTACTGATAAAGATATCCCGGCAAAGATTTACAAAGTTACCATGGATGACGGAACACTTTTTTTTACAAATATTCCGTCAGAATATAAAAGTTTAAAACTCTCAAAATTCTGA
- a CDS encoding tetratricopeptide repeat protein: protein MRRLMSYLLLLLIFLFGFGLMSTQSFALDSLQKGIEEYNAENYDESLQLFKEARQQKPDSSTAAYYLGLAYEQIGQISDAVEQLKDAVSMMPVEKKAYTNLVEILYRQNNSADAKLYIQQAEQAEAAPADLAYLRGLVCLLDGRNSEAVDSFIKAKELDPSLAQKADLHTGIAYAQERRIEDARASLNAAVNVNPSSELADYAREYESSLAGMVEQMKKWSFMVGAAVQYDDNVVAKPLSDIPGVDDVTGEDDISIVAMFNVDYKRHLRGPWFLNAGYRIFANNYSEINSHNLLVQKLSVTPGRNINGGNIFFPIEYHHIILDDSGYASLLSLKPTIKFMLNPGNIGVVSLGLLHRDMLESSVNSNEDRDGNVYSIGLGYVHPTFEGKGVFKAGYERWTPSIGQVRG from the coding sequence ATGCGTAGATTAATGTCTTATCTGTTACTGCTTTTGATTTTCCTATTTGGCTTTGGCTTAATGTCAACCCAGTCATTTGCCCTGGACAGTTTGCAGAAAGGAATCGAAGAGTACAATGCTGAAAACTATGATGAGTCTCTCCAGTTATTTAAAGAGGCGAGGCAGCAGAAGCCTGATTCTTCAACTGCTGCATATTATCTCGGGCTTGCCTATGAGCAAATCGGGCAGATCTCTGATGCTGTAGAACAGCTTAAGGATGCCGTAAGTATGATGCCGGTTGAAAAAAAGGCTTACACTAACCTGGTTGAGATACTTTACAGACAGAATAATTCTGCTGATGCAAAACTTTACATTCAGCAAGCTGAGCAGGCCGAGGCCGCACCGGCAGATCTGGCTTATCTAAGGGGTCTTGTCTGCCTGCTGGATGGCAGAAACAGCGAGGCTGTTGATTCCTTTATAAAGGCAAAGGAACTTGATCCCTCTCTTGCGCAGAAGGCTGATCTTCACACCGGGATAGCCTATGCACAGGAAAGAAGAATCGAAGATGCGAGGGCAAGCCTTAACGCAGCCGTTAATGTAAACCCTTCTTCCGAGCTGGCCGATTATGCGAGAGAGTATGAGAGCAGCCTTGCAGGGATGGTGGAGCAGATGAAAAAATGGAGCTTCATGGTAGGCGCTGCGGTACAGTATGATGACAATGTGGTTGCAAAACCATTGTCAGATATACCAGGCGTTGATGATGTGACAGGTGAGGACGACATCAGCATTGTGGCAATGTTCAATGTTGATTATAAACGGCATCTCAGAGGGCCGTGGTTTCTTAATGCAGGCTACAGAATATTTGCTAACAACTACAGTGAAATAAATTCCCATAACCTTCTGGTACAGAAGCTCTCTGTAACTCCCGGGCGCAATATAAATGGCGGCAATATCTTCTTCCCCATTGAATACCATCATATAATACTTGATGACAGCGGATATGCATCTCTCTTGTCTCTGAAGCCGACCATAAAATTCATGCTTAACCCCGGTAATATCGGCGTGGTCAGTCTTGGACTCCTGCACAGAGATATGCTGGAATCGTCTGTTAACAGCAATGAGGACAGGGACGGCAATG